One genomic window of Methanosarcina acetivorans C2A includes the following:
- a CDS encoding restriction endonuclease subunit S, with translation MENKLPEGWEWNKLSELANFFYGGAFESSYFNEDGKGVKIIRIRNLKQGFTETYYAGEYDESYLVQNSDILIGMDGEFNIVKWTGEPALLNQRVCKLIVKSESF, from the coding sequence ATGGAAAACAAACTGCCTGAAGGATGGGAATGGAACAAACTGAGCGAATTAGCTAATTTTTTTTATGGTGGAGCCTTCGAGTCTTCATATTTTAATGAAGATGGAAAGGGTGTAAAAATAATTAGGATTAGAAATTTAAAACAAGGATTCACAGAAACTTATTACGCGGGAGAGTATGATGAATCATATCTGGTGCAAAATAGTGACATCCTAATTGGTATGGATGGAGAATTCAACATTGTAAAATGGACTGGTGAACCTGCTTTATTGAACCAGCGAGTTTGCAAACTGATTGTAAAATCAGAGTCTTTTTAA